In the Vanessa cardui chromosome 10, ilVanCard2.1, whole genome shotgun sequence genome, one interval contains:
- the LOC124533114 gene encoding uncharacterized protein LOC124533114, whose translation MGPLYLIIALLVQNSYTETTIDNEDNQIESFSGSIVKDCETAPLDWMDMFKGSSIFPTSSATLMAQATFTDKSPEEQLEEIKGIAEHITKAIQSEMANLLSYAISITDKEDNTLRSKRSIETPMDSTQLVMRLLKHIKSNNEYQNIAIEKMMTAQEIADKYGIEFNPDPQILSDLALAANEHAEEMSGILKDACDLKNVTKRHDTGSFLGKNLNSTQNLLNTDQKNTTKVPDAMPYKENENSDAFSHYNYYYNYPYESQIPAPPTHHHHNAPVSPRPDFYDYISFNPNEYSPYCSMEPMSSILYIDEPVLSEPELVGEEFEEVISSKVYIDHDEAPGMASVNHVMTYTISEKSHFRTPQIESLPQQMQYYFLLL comes from the exons ATGGGACCTTTATACCTAATTATAGCTTTATTAGTAcag aattcCTACACAGAAACGACAATAGATAATGAAGACAATCAAATCGAGTCATTCAGTGGAAGTATCGTAAAAGACTGTGAAACTGCGCCGCTAGATTGGATGGACATGTTCAAAGGTTCCAGTATATTCCCAACGTCCTCCGCAACTCTCATGGCACAAGCTACGTTTACTGACAAATCCCCAGAGGAACAACTCGAAGAAATAAAAGGTATAGCTGAACACATAACTAAAGCTATACAGAGTGAAATGGCAAACCTCCTTTCTTATGCCATTTCTATTACTGATAAAGAGGACAATACGTTAAGGTCAAAAAGATCAATTGAAACTCCCATGGACAGTACACAGTTAGTTATGAGACTACTCAAACATATTAAATCGAATAATGAGTATCAAAATATTGCTATCGAGAAAATGATGACTGCCCAAGAAATTGCTGACAAATACGGAATTGAGTTCAATCCTGATCCACAAATACTGTCCGACCTCGCGTTAGCTGCAAACGAACATGCTGAAGAGATGTCAGGGATTCTTAAGGATGCATgcgatttaaaaaatgttaccaaACGCCACGACACAGGCTCCTTCCTTGGAAAAAACTTGAATTCAACgcaaaatcttttaaatacagACCAGAAGAACACTACTAAAGTACCAGATGCTATGCCTTACAAAGAAAATGAGAATTCTGATGCATTTTCACATTACAATTACTATTACAATTACCCGTATGAATCGCAAATACCAGCTCCTCCGACCCATCATCATCACAATGCGCCAGTAAGTCCACGGCCGGACTTCTACGACTACATTTCTTTCAATCCAAATGAATATTCTCCATACTGTTCCATGGAACCAATGTCATCAATATTGTATATAGATGAACCAGTGTTGTCTGAACCAGAATTAGTTGGTGAGGAATTTGAAGAGGTTATATCGTCTAAGGTTTATATCGACCATGATGAAGCGCCTGGAATGGCGTCTGTGAACCACGTCATGACGTATACAATTTCGGAAAAATCACATTTCCGGACACCGCAAATAGAGAGTCTGCCACAACAAATGCAATATTATTTCTTACTCTTGtaa
- the LOC124532968 gene encoding T-box transcription factor TBX1-like, with amino-acid sequence MEGQDWRDDWHQPRQMDGVVSSQFPRGGFHLHSLAQRVSRDQDQLPVLPPLHNVRDNAVCSRSTYSPLQALSESTCRDHGAQSAPPPQPPPPRMQVSNQNVTLHPAVARCSASLELATLWRSFHELGTEMIVTKAGRRMFPALQARLSGLLPNADYLLLVDFVPLDDKRYRYAFHSSSWVVAGKADPVSPPRIHVHPDSPAAGAHWMRQLVSFDKLKLTNNQLDDNGHIILNSMHRYQPRLHVVYLPGEGHSTAPGTVPYRTFIFPETGFTAVTAYQNHRITQLKIASNPFAKGFRDCDPDDCPPEQSSQRGPARRRDPAPEPYPLAQPYAGDPSASGPLYAAHAHPVRYQPHTGHNSAYTAYYAHR; translated from the exons GCGTGGTTTCCAGCCAATTCCCTAGAGGCGGGTTCCACCTCCACTCTCTGGCGCAACGAGTCAGCCGTGATCAAGATCAGCTTCCGGTTTTACCGCCGCTGCATAATGTACGAGAT AATGCAGTGTGCTCCCGCAGTACGTATTCTCCCTTGCAAGCGCTCAGTGAGAGCACGTGCCGCGACCACGGAGCGCAGTCCGCGCCGCCGCCGCAGCCGCCGCCGCCTCGGATGCAG GTTTCAAACCAGAACGTGACGCTGCACCCGGCGGTGGCGCGCTGCAGCGCGTCGCTGGAGCTGGCCACCCTGTGGCGCAGCTTCCACGAGCTCGGCACCGAGATGATCGTGACGAAGGCGGGGCGCCGCATGTTCCCCGCGCTGCAGGCCCGGCTGTCCGGCCTGCTGCCCAACGCGGACTACTTGCTCCTGGTGGATTTCGTACCCTTAGATGATAAAAGATATAGATACGCTTTCCACAG CTCGAGCTGGGTGGTGGCGGGCAAGGCGGACCCGGTGTCGCCGCCGCGCATCCACGTGCACCCCGACTCGCCCGCCGCCGGCGCGCACTGGATGCGCCAGCTCGTGTCCTTCGACAAGCTCAAGCTCACCAACAACCAGCTCGACGACAACGGACAC ATTATCCTAAACTCGATGCATCGCTATCAGCCGAGACTGCACGTAGTGTACCTGCCGGGCGAAGGCCACAGTACCGCTCCCGGCACGGTACCGTACCGTACTTTTATCTTCCCTGAAACCGGCTTTACTGCGGTCACGGCTTACCAGAATCATAGA ATAACGCAGTTGAAAATAGCAAGCAATCCATTCGCGAAAGGATTCCGCGACTGCGATCCTGATGATTG TCCTCCAGAGCAGAGCTCGCAACGCGGCCCAGCGCGACGTCGCGATCCCGCACCGGAGCCCTACCCGCTGGCGCAGCCCTACGCCGGCGACCCCAGCGCCAGCGGCCCGCTCTACGCTGCGCACGCGCACCCAGTACG GTACCAACCACACACTGGCCACAATAGTGCATACACAGCGTATTACGCGCACAGATAA